The Setaria viridis chromosome 6, Setaria_viridis_v4.0, whole genome shotgun sequence genome contains a region encoding:
- the LOC117860135 gene encoding uncharacterized protein isoform X2, whose product MSYQAGYPPPGTAAYPPPGQQQAYVAPPPAYPPSQDAGAYGQQQQHQTTSRGGDGFWKGCCAAICCCCVLDMCF is encoded by the exons ATGAGCTACCAGGCAGGCTACCCGCCGCCGGGCACCGCCGCGTACCCTCCGCCGGGCCAGCAGCAGGCCTACgtcgcaccgccgccggcgtacCCGCCGTCCCAGGACGCCGGCGCGtacggccagcagcagcagcaccagaccaccagccgcggcggcgacggcttcTGGAAAGGATG CTGCGCcgccatctgctgctgctgcgtccTCGACATGTGCTTCTGA
- the LOC117860127 gene encoding probable gamma-aminobutyrate transaminase 3, mitochondrial — MIARGLFRSNAAASQFSRLVKYVASAGSLQGTHNFAEIPARYYSSEPSLKETEENGFKGHSMLAPFTAGWQSTDLHPLVIERSEGSYVYDINEKKYIDALAGLWCTALGGNEPRLIKAATEQLNKLPFYHSFWNRTTKPSLDLANEILSMFTAREMGKVFFTNSGSEANDSQVKLVWYYNNALGRPNKKKFIARSKSYHGSTLIAASLSGLPALHQKFDLPAPFVLHTDCPHYWRFRLSDETEEEFSTRLANNLENLILKEGPDTIAAFIAEPVMGAGGVILPPKTYFEKIQAVLKKYDILLIADEVITAFGRLGTMFGCDMYNIKPDLVSIAKALSSAYLPIGAILVSPEITDVIYSQSNKLGSFAHGFTYSGHPVSCAVAIETLKIYKERNIVEHVNKIAPRFQEGIKAFSGSPIVGEIRGQGLILGTEFVDNKSPNDPFPAEWGVGAIFGAECEKRGMLIRVAGDSIMLSPPLIMTPGEVEEIISKFGHALKATEERISELKSKKI, encoded by the exons ATGATCGCCCGCGGCCTCTTCAGATCCAATGCCGCCGCCTCGCAG TTTAGCAGGTTGGTGAAATATGTAGCTAGTGCTGGAAGCTTGCAAGGAACACACAATTTTGCAGAGATACCTGCCAGATACTACAGCTCTGAACCTTCACTTAAGGAAACAGAGGAAAATGG GTTTAAGGGGCATAGCATGCTGGCTCCATTCACAGCTGGTTGGCAGAGCACCGATTTGCACCCGCTGGTTATAGAGAGATCTGAG GGTTCTTATGTTTATGACATCAATGAGAAGAAGTATATAGATGCTCTTGCAGGACTGTGGTGTACAGCTTTAG GTGGTAATGAGCCTCGATTAATCAAAGCTGCAACTGAGCAGCTAAACAAATTACCCTTCTACCATTCCTTTTGGAACCGTACGACCAAGCCGTCATTG GATCTCGCAAATGAAATTCTCAGCATGTTCACTGCAAGGGAAATGGGCAAAGTATTCTTCACAAATAGTGGTTCAGAAGCAAATGACTCTCAG GTTAAACTAGTGTGGTATTACAACAATGCACTAGGGAGGCCAAACAAGAAGAAATTTATTGCTCGGTCGAAATC ATACCATGGTTCAACATTAATAGCGGCTAGTCTATCAGG TCTGCCTGCACTTCATCAGAAGTTTGATCTACCAGCACCTTTTGTTCTGCACACAGACTGCCCTCACTATTGGCGCTTCCGTCTTTCTG ATGAGACAGAAGAAGAGTTTTCAACTAGACTTGCCAACAATTTGGAGAATCTTATCCTCAAAGAAGGACCTGACACA aTTGCTGCTTTCATTGCAGAACCTGTGATGGGTGCCGGTGGTGTTATCCTTCCTCCAAAGACCTATTTTGAGAAG ATTCAAGCAGTTCTCAAGAAGTATGACATTTTACTAATCGCAGATGAG GTCATTACTGCATTCGGAAGATTAGGGACCATGTTTGGATGTGATATGTACAACATTAAACCAGATCTTGTTTCCATTGCCAAG GCTCTCTCTTCTGCCTATTTGCCAATTGGAGCAATCCTTGTTAGCCCAGAAATAACGGATGTAATTTACTCACAGAGCAATAAGCTTG GTTCTTTTGCTCATGGCTTTACATACTCGGGACATCCAGTTTCTTGTGCTGTTGCCATAGAAACGTTGAAGATATATAA AGAAAGGAACATTGTTGAACATGTTAACAAAATTGCTCCAAGGTTCCAGGAGGGAATCAAGGCCTTCTCAGGAAGCCCAATTGTTGGGGAG ATACGTGGTCAGGGACTGATACTTGGAACTGAATTTGTCGACAACAAATCGCCAAATGATCCTTTCCCAGCTGAATGGG GTGTGGGTGCAATCTTTGGCGCCGAGTGTGAGAAGCGTGGGATGCTCATCAGGGTGGCTGGAGATAGCATCATGCTGTCACCCCCTCTGATAATGACTCCTGGAGAAGTTGAAGAA ATCATAAGCAAATTCGGCCATGCCCTGAAGGCCACTGAGGAAAGGATCTCAGAGCTCAAATCCAAGAAGATTTAG
- the LOC117860135 gene encoding uncharacterized protein isoform X1 produces MSYQAGYPPPAGQQAYGGAPPPPAYAAPPPTYPPTTQDGGYQQQQQQETTSRGGDGFWKGCCAAICCCCLLDMCF; encoded by the exons ATGAGCTACCAAGCAGGctacccgccgccggccggccagcaggcctacggcggcgcgcccccgccgccggcctacgccgcgccaccgcccacGTACCCGCCGACGACGCAGGACGGCGggtaccagcagcagcagcagcaggagaccaccagccgcggcggcgacggcttcTGGAAAGGATG CTGCGCcgccatctgctgctgctgcctcctgGACATGTGTTTCTGA